The nucleotide sequence AACACTCGCTCGTCTAGAATATCGGTATCGCCCGCCACTAGAGCATAGCTAGCATAGCGCAGGTAGTAGTCCATATCGCGCAGGCAAGCTGCATAGCGTCGAGTGGTGTAGGCATTGCCACCGGGGCGAATCAACTCTGGAATCTGATCAAACAACGTGGATGCAGCCTGCTTTACAATTGCCGCTGCATTGGCATTAATCACAGCCGCTGCTTGAACCCGCGCTGTGCCTGTAGCGAAATAGGACTTCAACGCATCTAGAGCACTTCGGTCAAAATACCGACCTGTACTATCGTAATTTTTAATCAGGCTGGTTACCGCATCCCGCATTGAATCAATCTCCCAAAACGTTCTATTAAAGATCAAAAAGATCAAACTTCTCGTGGTTCAGTTTACCACGCAGCCACGCCCTTCGAGAGTTGCTGGGCCGCACTCGACCTAGGTTAAACCATTAAGTTTTATGTCAGTTTAAGCATGACGTTGGTTGTATGGTCGAGCATCAGCAGGCTAATACAAGTTGCCTATACTGCGCCTACACAGTGATACACAATACACAGTAATACACGTTACACTACTTCTCCAAAAGCTGGCTACATAACCTATTAGTTCGTAGTACAGACTTAAGTCCTTACTAGAAGCTATTTGTAGCGATGGTTTGGGGAATTAGTATTAGCTTGACAGAACGATCATATGTGACCCTAATGCCCACGATTTCAAAAGATTTAAGCCAAGAGGCAGGTGGATTGTAAATCAAGATACAAAATCTGTCTGCCCCTATCTCTAGGATTATTCAGGTTTAATAGAACCCTGACACGGAATAACTAGTTGTGTAGTGTATATCTACACGGCGATCGTTACCAGACGTATTGGGGCTTCCTCGTTCTTACTTGTATTTACTCAACAGCCAAGGAGTAGTTCATGACTCAGACCCCACAGGAAGTCTTGGATTGGATTAAAAGAGACAATATCAAGATGATCGATCTGAAGTTTATTGATATGCCAGGGATTTGGCAGCACCTGACGGTGTATCACAACCAGATCGACGAGAGCAGCTTTACCGATGGTGTGCCCTTTGATGGCTCCAGTATTCGTGGCTGGAAAGCAATTAACGAGTCTGACATGACGATGGTGCTAGATCCCACCACCGCATGGATCGACCCCTTCATGGCAGAACCAACCCTAAGCATTATTTGCAGCATCAAAGAACCTAGGACGGGTGAGTGGTATAGCCGCTGTCCCCGTGTGATTGCCCAAAAAGCTGTGGACTATCTGAAGTCTACTGGTATTGGCGACACTGCTTACTTTGGTCCGGAGGCTGAATTCTTTGTATTTGACGATGTTCGTTTTGACCAAACCCAGAACTGCGGCTACTACTATGTTGATTCCATAGAAGGTCGCTGGAACTCTGGTAAGGAAGAACCTGGTGGCAACCTAGCCTACAAGCCACGATACAAGGAAGGCTACTTCCCAGTTTCACCAACGGATACATTGCAGGACATGCGCACGGAAATGTTACTGACGATGGCAGCCTGTGGGGTACCGATCGAAAAACACCACCACGAGGTGGCAACGGGCGGGCAGTGTGAGCTAGGCTTCCGCTTCGCTGAACTGGTGAAAGCTGCCGACTATCTGATGACCTATAAGTATTGCATCAAGAACGTTGCTAAAAAGCATGGCAAATCTGTAACCTTCATGCCCAAGCCTGTATTTAATGACAATGGCTCTGGGATGCACACTCACCAGTCTATCTGGAAGAATGGTCAGCCGCTATTCTTTGGTGATGGCTATGCTAACTTGAGTGAAACGGCCCTGCACTACATTGGTGGTATCCTCAAGCATGCTCCTGCACTGTTGGCACTCACCAACCCCACTACCAACTCCTACAAGCGTCTGGTGCCTGGCTTTGAGGCTCCAGTAAACTTGGCTTACTCTCAAGGCAACCGATCGGCATCGGTACGGATTCCTATTTCTGGCAGTAATCCTAAGGCTAAACGCTTGGAATTCCGTTGCCCTGATGCTACTAGCAATCCTTACCTAGCCTTTGCAGCTATGCTCTGTGCTGGTATTGATGGTATTAAGAATAAGATTGACCCTGGCGCGCCTCTGGATGTGGACATCTATGACCTATCTCCAGAGGAATTGGCAAAGATTCCCTCAACGCCTGGTTCCTTGCTAGATGCTCTAGAAAATTTGAAGAAAGACCATGAGTTTTTGACGGCAGGTGGTGTCTTCACTGAAGACTTTATTGATACTTGGATCAGCTATAAGCTTGACGTTGAAGTGAACCCCATGCGTCTGCGTCCTCATCCCTACGAGTTTGCACTGTACTACGACTGCTAAGGGCTATCTAGACTTGCTTCATGGCGGAGCTTAGGTTTCGCATGGTAAGCGATCGCACTGCATTCTGTTTACGGTAATCCGGTTTACAGCAGCAGTGCGGTCGTTTTTT is from Cyanobacteriota bacterium and encodes:
- the apcB gene encoding allophycocyanin subunit beta; this encodes MRDAVTSLIKNYDSTGRYFDRSALDALKSYFATGTARVQAAAVINANAAAIVKQAASTLFDQIPELIRPGGNAYTTRRYAACLRDMDYYLRYASYALVAGDTDILDERVLEGLRETYNSLGVPIGPTVIGIQLMKDIVKQQVAEAGITDTSIVDQPFDYMA
- the glnA gene encoding type I glutamate--ammonia ligase, encoding MTQTPQEVLDWIKRDNIKMIDLKFIDMPGIWQHLTVYHNQIDESSFTDGVPFDGSSIRGWKAINESDMTMVLDPTTAWIDPFMAEPTLSIICSIKEPRTGEWYSRCPRVIAQKAVDYLKSTGIGDTAYFGPEAEFFVFDDVRFDQTQNCGYYYVDSIEGRWNSGKEEPGGNLAYKPRYKEGYFPVSPTDTLQDMRTEMLLTMAACGVPIEKHHHEVATGGQCELGFRFAELVKAADYLMTYKYCIKNVAKKHGKSVTFMPKPVFNDNGSGMHTHQSIWKNGQPLFFGDGYANLSETALHYIGGILKHAPALLALTNPTTNSYKRLVPGFEAPVNLAYSQGNRSASVRIPISGSNPKAKRLEFRCPDATSNPYLAFAAMLCAGIDGIKNKIDPGAPLDVDIYDLSPEELAKIPSTPGSLLDALENLKKDHEFLTAGGVFTEDFIDTWISYKLDVEVNPMRLRPHPYEFALYYDC